A stretch of the Arachis stenosperma cultivar V10309 chromosome 6, arast.V10309.gnm1.PFL2, whole genome shotgun sequence genome encodes the following:
- the LOC130932374 gene encoding putative F-box/LRR-repeat protein At3g59160, producing MDQISGLPEAILHDILARLPDRDSARTSVLSKAWRETWSTFPILSICSDQHFKSQDVTVDNYHSKIDKVIDYVGRRLLRLRDLGLAIKEFKLIMDYVDYKCMAHHVDLWMKMAIESGGEVLHLQLRLPGRYVGRHSRDRFYDLPLSVIESKSLIKLVLMDRIRVDQAFLTHSIKLYSVRIIKLCNIVFAHEGIIDHLISHCPLIEDLTVIDCAVYNPPIRGIPQVYEFSLVESLFLHGLHKLKKVYVQGMREVYIDAPNLESLHCCFQYLNTSFKLNLDSCINLRWLCLWNLKNIAIGDKWFLELFSKFPFLESLELDNCSMSQRINISSAQLKVLKLSYCSNLEEFNIDARNLLSFAYEGNNQPGISFQKCSNQLEVNSFSDVDFQDLCSLRKFVQNIKPQKIWASVSLFICLSILSEPEQGAFQVSSIPPTIKRLELQFSPDYEAFYFPFMNYLLSSCCPNSISFSFRSYVHGKAFIQFLYETLMGRKEGKCHCSSSNTKCWWHALKIIKVICTFKIDENADFKTMLDALPTCCADENIGFILEL from the exons TGTAACGGTAGACAATTATCATAGCAAAATAGACAAAGTTATTGACTATGTTGGGAGAAGATTACTGAGGCTCCGCGACCTAGGCTTAGCAATCAAAGAATTCAAGCTCATCATGGACTATGTAGACTATAAGTGCATGGCCCACCATGTTGATCTATGGATGAAGATGGCTATTGAAAGTGGTGGCGAAGTATTACATTTACAGCTTCGCCTCCCTGGTCGCTATGTAGGGAGACACAGTCGGGACAGGTTTTATGACCTTCCACTCAGTGTCATTGAatccaaatcacttattaagttGGTGTTGATGGACCGAATCAGAGTTGACCAAGCATTCCTCACCCATTCCATCAAGCTTTACTCAGTGAGAATAATAAAACTATGCAATATAGTTTTTGCACATGAAGGGATTATAGATCATCTCATTTCTCATTGTCCTCTAATTGAAGATTTAACCGTGATTGATTGTGCTGTCTATAACCCTCCAATCAGAGGAATTCCTCAAGTGTATGAGTTCAGTCTTGTGGAATCACTATTCTTGCATGGTTTACATAAGCTCAAGAAAGTTTATGTTCAAGGAATGCGGGAAGTATATATTGATGCTCCAAATCTTGAGAGCTTACATTGTTGTTTTCAGTATCTAAATACATCTTTCAAGCTgaatttagatagttgcataaaTTTGAGATGGCTGTGCTTATGGAATTTGAAGAACATTGCTATTGGAGACAAATGGTTTCTTGAACTATTTTCTAAATTTCCTTTCCTTGAGAGTTTGGAACTAGACAATTGCTCGATGTCTCAGAGGATTAATATTTCAAGTGCTCAACTCAAGGTCTTGAAGTTATCATACTGCTCTAACTTGGAGGAGTTTAACATCGATGCTCGAAATTTATTATCATTTGCGTACGAGGGAAACAACCAACCTGGTATATCTTTTCAGAAATGTTCTAATCAATTGGAAGTCAATAGTTTTAGCGATGTGGATTTTCAGGACCTTTGTAGCTTGAGGAAATTTGTCCAAAACATTAAACCCCAAAAGATTTGGGCATCAGTCTCCCTCTTTATCTGTCTGTCAATTCTA AGTGAACCAGAGCAGGGTGCATTCCAAGTTTCATCTATTCCTCCAACTATTAAACGCTTGGAATTACAGTTTTCTCCGGACTACGAAGCTTTCTATTTCCCTTTTATGAATTACTTGCTTTCAAGTTGCTGCCCGAACTCTATTTCATTTAGTTTTCGCTCTTATGTTCATGGTAAAGCATTCATTCAG TTTTTGTATGAGACACTGATGGGCAGAAAGGAGGGGAAGTGCCACTGCAGTTCAAGTAATACAAAATGTTGGTGGCATGCCTTGAAGATTATCAAGGTTATTTGTACCTTCAAGATTGATGAGAACGCTGACTTTAAGACCATGTTAGATGCATTGCCAACATGTTGTGCTGATGAAAATATTGGTTTTATCTTAGAATTGTAA